The region TAATTTCAGGACAAAGCCACCACTCCCCTCATTTCTACTGCCAATCAAAGTGATCCTTCGAGCGGCATGAATCCATCTCCTCCTCCGACAGCCAGCGGTGCTATCCAAAACAAAGGCTCTTCGACTGGAGCTCACAATCTTGAAGAAGACAACGCTCAGAACGAAGAAGAAACCTCTTCTCCTGGTGAAGATGGTAAAAGAGATTCGAAGCACGTTGACGAGAAGGACTCAACAGGGAAAGAAAACTCTGAGAATACTCCTAGTGATTCTCCTACCAGAGTTGCGTTCCCTTCAAATGATATTGATGAGGACGATCAGGATTCAGATGAAATTGAGGGGTATTTTTGAGAAGATGAAGACATAAGTATGGGAGAAGCTGATACTGAGGGAAATCAAACTGGAACTAGTAATGCCAGCGTCGATACAGTCTCAAATCCCACTAAAGTTCGACCATCCATCACCTAGACTTCGCCCATACCACTCATTGAGGAGGAGAAAAGATCCTTAAAACAAAATGCCCCCCTTAAGTATGTGAGGTTAATGATGGCTCAAAGAGAGTCTTCTTCAGAGCAAAGTGTTTCTGGAGCTTCGACCCAATCTGGTGCTAGTGCAAACGAAGCATCACATGACGAACTCCTTCAGCAGGTGAAGAAGGCAGTTTTTGATGTAAATCTCTTTGACGAGCTAAGGAATAATGTGGGGGAGAGCTTTAGCATAAATAAGCTGATAAGCAAGATTAACATCACTGCTTGCCCCACTGATGTAGGTGAAGCCCTTATTGATATTCAAAACCTCATCGACCAAGTGTGTGCTGAATATCATAGGGAGGTGGATGCCAAAGCTAAGCTTTTATCGACTGAAAAAGCTCAAGCCATTGAGTTTGATAATGCCCTTCGAACTTCACAAGCTTCCGAGGAGTTAGCCGCTTCCAGAAAATCAGCCCAAGCTGAGTTCGACACTTACACTACTTCGATACGTCTCTGGGAATCTCATATTGCAGAATTGCAGCAAAAGATTTCTGATGCTAAGGCGAAGCAGGCTGCTATCAGAGGCTTGGATAGTACTGAAGCTGATGATCTGGCGAAGCAAAGCGTGGACCACGTCGAAAAAGCTACGACTATGAAGGAATATATTGCATGCCTCAAAGGAGTTCAAGCGGCTGTTCAGTAGAAGATTGGCTTGGCGAAGAAGAAATATGATCGGATGAGGGCCACTATTCCTTTTTGATTTCCTCCTGTATTTACTTTATTCGACTCTTGTTTACTTGTAACTTGATTAAGACGAAAACCATTTTGGCACATATTTTGAGTTTAAATATCTTCACCATTTTGGCCATGATAGTTTTTTACTTACTATGCTGTTATGATTCTAACTTCGTGCATAAATGGTTTATACTTCtttaagtattttccatttactTTTAGGATTCTTCGATCCTCTGCTAGTTCTTCTATTTCGTATGCATTGTTTGAAAAGGCTTTTAGAATTCGAAAAGGTCCTTCCCAATGTGGAGACCATTTTCCTAATGCCTTATTCTTTCGATCCATAGGCAATATGACTTTCCACACTAAATCATTCGTAGTAAAGGTTTTACCTTTGACCCTCTTATTGTATTCCCTTGCTACCCTCTCCTTCTGTCTTCTTAATACTTCTAACGCATGTAACCTTTCTTCGTCCAAATCCACCAGCTCATTTATCATCAGTTCCCAATACAAGTCAGATGGGATTTCTCCTTGTCTTTGGATTCTTACTGATTGTAAGTAGACTTCGACAGGTAGTACTGCATCATGTCCAAATGTAAGCTGGAAAGGTGTAGTGTTAGTGGCTTCTTTAGGGGAGGTTCGATAAGCCCAAAGTGCTTGGTCTAAagttttgtgccaattttttGGCTTTTTCCCTACATGCTTTTTGATTAGCCCAATTATCACtttgttggctgcttcaacttgcccATTGGTTTGAGCATAATATGGTGTGGATGTTAACAATTTGAACCCCATTTCCTTTGCaaattcttgcatctttcgaccagtaaaaactgatccttgatctgttgttatacTTCCTGGGATTCCAAATCTGTATAAAATTTGCCTTTGAATGAATTCGATAACAGTTTCTTGATCCACATCTACTAAAGGTACTGCTTCaacccatttagtgaaatagtcaaTTCCTACAAGTATGTATCTTTGACCTTTGGATGAATTGGGTCTAATTTCCCCAATTAGATCTAATGCTTAACCTCTGAAGGGCCAAGGCTTAATAATTATATGAAGTTCACTTGCAGAAGCATGTTGAATTCCTGCATGTATTTGACATTCTTGGCAACCCTTAGCAAACTCTATACAATCTTTTAACATGGTGGGCCAATACATTCCATATCTTAAAAGCAACCATTTCGTCTTATGGCCTGCCTGATGTGCTCCACAAGCTCCACTATGTACACTAGATAATGCCAAGTAAGCTTCACTTTCTCCTAAGCATTTCAATAGGATCCCTTCAGGGGTTTTCTTGAATAATTCATTCCCTATCAATACATAAGATAAAGCCCTGTACTTGGTTTTTCTTTCTATGTCTGTCGAAGGGTCCTTGAGATAATTAATAATTGGATTCCTCCAATCTATATCTATCAAGGTATCAATGGCCAAAACTTCAAACTCCTCTTTGTTAGCATATCCTAACTGGGTGCTTTCCAAATCTGTCGGAGATAATCTGGAAGCCATTGCCTTTCCTCTTACTTCGACAAGTTCTTCTAGCTTTTCTTTTGAAATTCTATACCCTGAGGCTATTTATGCTAAGTCATTAGCCTTTTGGTTTTTTATTCTAGGGACATGTTTTATGTCGACGTATTCGAATTTTTTGAGTAACCAATTTGCAATGACGAAGTAcataatcaaattttcttttatacATTTGTACTCCTTCGTCAGTTGCTTGATTACTAATTCTGAATCTCCTTTAATTTCGACCctagttgcccccaattccaacaaagcctcaagtcctgcaataagagcttcatattctgcttcgttgttggaacaaaggggaccttcaattctatatttgagttttgttggaattctgtcaggagaaatTAACATTATCCCAACCCCACTTCCATTCTTATGAGTGGAACCGTCGAAGAATAATTTCCAAGGTTTCAACTCAACTTGAAATTGAGGATTTTCGACCAGTGCATGGTC is a window of Lathyrus oleraceus cultivar Zhongwan6 chromosome 6, CAAS_Psat_ZW6_1.0, whole genome shotgun sequence DNA encoding:
- the LOC127096541 gene encoding nucleolin 1-like; protein product: MSPRGSGKPPFTPKKRKTSLANIILVEDDEEDTPPTPLKKKQKKNKATVAPFQPNQQQGVETNTLPPLPKKTPSQPSGAAALEHIGSNASDPEDKATTPLISTANQSDPSSGMNPSPPPTASGAIQNKGSSTGAHNLEEDNAQNEEETSSPGEDGKRDSKHVDEKDSTGKENSENTPSDSPTRVAFPSNDIDEDDQDSDEIEGYF
- the LOC127096542 gene encoding uncharacterized protein LOC127096542 — translated: MASRLSPTDLESTQLGYANKEEFEVLAIDTLIDIDWRNPIINYLKDPSTDIERKTKYRALSYVLIGNELFKKTPEGILLKCLGESEAYLALSSVHSGACGAHQAGHKTKWLLLRYGMYWPTMLKDCIEFAKGCQECQIHAGIQHASASELHIIIKPWPFRG